One window of Lagenorhynchus albirostris chromosome 16, mLagAlb1.1, whole genome shotgun sequence genomic DNA carries:
- the FOXI2 gene encoding forkhead box protein I2: MAAYRDGSGPCAAPHGQARAAAHPAGYARGDLGVAGGGGPRLWLNAPALSSAPYAPGPAPASPYGAPGPLLGAPGGLAGADLAWLSLSGQQELLRLVRPPYSYSALIAMAIQSAPLRRLTLSQIYQYVAGNFPFYKRSKAGWQNSIRHNLSLNDCFKKVPRDEDDPGKGNYWTLDPNCEKMFDNGNFRRKRKRKGEASAAASSGARSPGGAEAPELEPLGAASPDLRLSSSPPAPEAAACFSSFASAMGALAGGLGTFPGGLAGDFSFGRSTTVAAHGTQAPGPALGFASGHQTAATGFRVGHFVYSREGTEV, translated from the exons ATGGCCGCTTACCGCGACGGCTCGGGGCCCTGCGCGGCCCCGCACGGCCAGGCCCGGGCGGCCGCGCACCCCGCGGGATACGCGCGTGGCGACCTGGGCGTGGCGGGCGGCGGTGGCCCGCGCCTGTGGCTGAACGCGCCCGCTCTCAGCTCCGCGCCCTACGCGCCGGGACCCGCGCCCGCGTCCCCCTACGGGGCCCCTGGCCCGCTCCTCGGGGCCCCGGGCGGCCTGGCGGGCGCCGACCTCGCGTGGCTGAGCCTGTCTGGCCAACAGGAGCTGCTGAGGCTGGTGCGGCCGCCCTACTCGTACTCGGCGCTCATCGCCATGGCCATTCAGAGCGCGCCGCTGCGCAGGCTGACGCTCAGCCAGATCTACCAGTACGTGGCCGGCAACTTCCCCTTCTACAAGCGCAGCAAGGCGGGCTGGCAGAACTCCATCCGCCACAACCTGTCGCTCAACGACTGCTTCAAGAAGGTACCCCGCGACGAGGACGACCCAG GTAAAGGCAATTACTGGACCCTGGACCCAAACTGCGAGAAGATGTTCGACAACGGGAACTTccgaaggaagaggaagaggaagggggaggcGAGCGCGGCCGCATCCTCGGGTGCCCGGAGCCCGGGAGGAGCCGAGGCGCCAGAGCTGGAGCCCCTGGGCGCCGCCTCCCCGGACCTGCGGCTCTCGTCGTCCCCTCCCGCGCCCGAGGCAGCCGCCTGCTTCTCCAGTTTCGCCTCGGCCATGGGCGCCCTGGCTGGAGGCCTCGGTACCTTTCCCGGGGGCCTGGCGGGCGACTTTTCTTTCGGGAGATCCACGACGGTCGCTGCCCACGGtacccaggcccccggccccgcgCTCGGCTTCGCCTCCGGCCATCAGACGGCGGCCACCGGCTTCCGCGTCGGTCACTTCGTCTACAGTCGGGAAGGGACTGAAGTTTGA